One genomic segment of Hydrocarboniclastica marina includes these proteins:
- a CDS encoding TerB family tellurite resistance protein: MLNQIKRFLESNLQPGSSEETPADREHRLALAATALMLQIAAIDHDEDEREIATIVEAAGTLTTFTADEREALLALARERVDDATSLYEFTGVINELCAHNERMDIVEQLWRVALADQHVDRYEEHLIRRIAELFHLSPSEFVQCRHKAKGQL, from the coding sequence ATGCTGAATCAAATCAAACGTTTTCTCGAAAGCAACCTCCAGCCCGGCTCGTCGGAGGAGACACCAGCCGACCGGGAACATCGCCTGGCGCTGGCAGCGACCGCGCTTATGCTCCAGATCGCGGCTATTGACCACGATGAAGACGAGCGCGAAATCGCAACGATTGTCGAAGCCGCTGGCACACTGACCACGTTCACGGCAGACGAACGTGAGGCACTCCTGGCACTTGCACGGGAGCGTGTGGACGACGCCACTTCGCTTTACGAATTCACGGGAGTCATCAACGAACTCTGTGCGCATAACGAGCGGATGGATATCGTTGAACAGCTCTGGCGCGTCGCCTTGGCGGATCAGCACGTGGATCGGTACGAGGAGCACCTTATCCGACGGATCGCCGAGCTCTTTCACCTGAGCCCCTCGGAATTCGTCCAGTGCAGGCACAAAGCGAAGGGTCAGCTATAA
- the tal gene encoding transaldolase, with the protein MTNKLEQLKAMTTVVADTGDLDAIRAWQPQDATTNPSLLLKATQFESYREMVNEAVNWAKSQGGNNRELIENATDRLAVIAGSRILEHIPGLVSTEVDARLSFDTAATVARARRLLRHYADLGVDTSRVLIKIAATWEGIQAARELEQEGVHCNLTLLFSFPQAVACADAGVYLISPFVGRILDWHLAQTGETSIAAEKDPGVISVARIFSYLKYYGYRTIVMGASFRNKGEIEALAGCDRLTISPALLQELSEDEGELPRRLNPEDVYCEEPRTPLSENRFRWLMNDDPMATEKLADGIRRFAADQITLEERLVEIAKAS; encoded by the coding sequence ATGACCAACAAACTCGAACAACTCAAGGCGATGACCACCGTCGTCGCCGACACGGGTGACCTGGACGCAATCCGCGCCTGGCAGCCGCAGGATGCGACAACGAATCCATCGCTTTTACTCAAGGCAACCCAGTTTGAGAGCTACCGCGAGATGGTCAATGAAGCGGTCAACTGGGCCAAAAGCCAGGGGGGCAATAACCGGGAGTTGATCGAGAACGCAACTGATCGGCTGGCGGTTATTGCCGGCTCGCGGATTCTTGAGCATATTCCGGGCCTGGTCTCGACCGAAGTTGACGCAAGGCTCTCCTTTGATACTGCAGCAACAGTGGCGCGTGCTCGTCGATTGTTAAGGCACTACGCCGACCTCGGCGTGGACACGAGCCGGGTACTGATCAAGATCGCCGCGACCTGGGAAGGCATTCAGGCGGCGCGTGAACTGGAACAGGAAGGCGTCCACTGCAACCTTACGCTGTTGTTCAGCTTCCCTCAGGCAGTCGCCTGTGCGGATGCCGGCGTCTATCTGATTTCGCCGTTCGTCGGCCGCATTCTTGACTGGCATCTTGCACAGACCGGAGAGACATCAATCGCCGCTGAGAAAGACCCCGGCGTAATCTCGGTAGCCCGTATCTTCTCGTATCTGAAGTATTACGGCTATCGAACCATCGTGATGGGTGCCAGCTTTCGCAATAAAGGCGAAATAGAAGCTCTGGCGGGTTGCGACCGGCTAACTATCAGTCCCGCACTCCTGCAGGAGCTCTCGGAGGACGAAGGCGAGCTGCCGCGCCGGCTGAACCCGGAGGACGTCTATTGCGAAGAGCCTCGAACGCCCTTGAGCGAAAACCGTTTTCGCTGGCTGATGAACGACGACCCCATGGCAACAGAAAAGCTGGCGGATGGCATCCGGCGTTTTGCTGCGGATCAAATCACACTGGAGGAGCGTCTCGTAGAGATTGCCAAGGCGTCCTGA
- the dusA gene encoding tRNA dihydrouridine(20/20a) synthase DusA, translating to MDEFSSTLTSLERTLTPTTSEPAPVYRFSVAPMMDWTTPEYRQFARLLTRRALLYTEMITTGALLYGDRDRFLRFGHEEHPIALQLGGSDPGELAQCAAFAEAAGYDEVNLNVGCPSDRVQNNRIGACLMAEPATVADAVQAMRDRVSVPVTVKHRIGIDGRESYQQLCDFVGTVAQAGCERFIVHARIAVLEGLSPKQNREVPPLKYEWVSRLKQDFPHLAVILNGGLKELEICQDFLEDLDGVMVGREAYQNPWILSQVDPLFYGKPSPARDRHQVIEELMPYVERHVSAGQPLNHITRHILGLFHGQPGGRQFRRHLSENAHKSGADQGVLAAALARVSRHSDLKTGLEPQTQTVTAQ from the coding sequence ATGGACGAATTCAGCAGTACGCTGACGTCACTGGAAAGGACGTTAACGCCGACCACAAGCGAACCGGCTCCGGTCTACCGCTTCAGTGTCGCGCCCATGATGGACTGGACTACCCCCGAGTACCGCCAGTTCGCCCGACTGCTGACACGCCGGGCGCTGCTCTATACCGAGATGATCACCACTGGCGCCCTGCTTTACGGCGATCGTGATCGGTTTCTGCGATTTGGCCATGAGGAGCACCCCATAGCGTTGCAACTCGGCGGCAGCGACCCCGGAGAGTTGGCCCAATGTGCAGCCTTCGCCGAGGCTGCCGGTTATGACGAGGTGAATCTCAACGTCGGCTGTCCCAGCGATCGGGTTCAGAACAACCGCATCGGCGCATGTCTGATGGCTGAGCCCGCAACTGTAGCCGACGCGGTCCAAGCCATGCGCGACCGCGTAAGCGTGCCCGTTACGGTCAAGCACCGGATTGGTATCGATGGGCGGGAGTCATATCAACAGCTCTGTGATTTTGTCGGTACCGTAGCCCAGGCTGGATGCGAGCGCTTTATCGTCCATGCCCGCATTGCAGTGCTCGAAGGCCTTAGCCCGAAACAGAATCGTGAGGTACCACCGCTCAAGTACGAGTGGGTTAGCAGGCTGAAGCAGGACTTTCCGCATCTCGCGGTTATCCTGAACGGCGGTCTGAAGGAGCTGGAAATCTGTCAGGATTTTCTGGAGGATCTGGACGGCGTCATGGTCGGCCGGGAAGCCTACCAGAACCCATGGATTCTCTCGCAGGTCGACCCTCTGTTCTATGGTAAGCCTTCCCCAGCCCGGGACAGGCACCAGGTAATTGAGGAACTTATGCCTTATGTCGAGCGCCATGTCAGTGCTGGGCAACCGTTGAACCACATAACCCGTCATATCCTTGGCCTGTTCCATGGTCAGCCGGGTGGCCGCCAGTTCCGCCGCCACCTCAGTGAGAACGCTCATAAATCGGGAGCCGATCAGGGCGTGCTGGCAGCAGCTCTGGCCCGGGTATCGCGTCACAGTGATCTAAAAACAGGCCTCGAGCCGCAAACCCAAACGGTAACGGCTCAGTAA
- a CDS encoding zinc ABC transporter substrate-binding protein, giving the protein MSPLKTALRRLLIAVPLFAIFANLPAQADEKPRVVVSIQPLALLVSEVAGDMVELSTLVESGQSPHSFQLRPSGRRSLAEADLIVWVGPSLELFLQKLMSQEALRNKALALGPNPDADVVASPDEHDHGPVAELGEGIHEEPGHGHGHAHDEGSEDPHIWLDPVFALSMAQSIAATLKQSTGIDKAQVDRNLEAFESRLDKVDRKIRQRFANARPVSIFTYHEAFGRFAEHYGLDIAGSLTFSPEVQPGVQRLSRVLERLRSAESPCILTEPQFDRQWWRSVTDGIDVTISSWDPLATGIAAESGGYTQFLEGLADAALRCSAA; this is encoded by the coding sequence ATGTCGCCTCTGAAAACGGCTCTGCGCCGTCTGCTCATTGCTGTTCCACTATTCGCTATCTTTGCCAATCTGCCAGCTCAGGCGGACGAGAAACCCAGGGTTGTCGTAAGCATCCAACCCCTGGCACTGCTGGTCTCAGAGGTAGCTGGAGACATGGTTGAGCTGTCTACACTGGTTGAGAGCGGCCAGAGCCCTCACAGCTTCCAGCTTCGACCGTCGGGCCGACGCAGTCTGGCCGAGGCTGACCTGATCGTCTGGGTTGGCCCGAGTCTTGAGCTTTTTCTGCAGAAGCTGATGAGCCAGGAAGCTCTTCGCAACAAAGCGCTCGCGCTCGGACCGAATCCTGACGCGGACGTAGTCGCGAGCCCGGATGAACATGACCATGGGCCTGTTGCCGAGTTGGGTGAAGGTATTCATGAAGAGCCCGGTCACGGTCATGGTCATGCCCACGATGAAGGCTCAGAGGACCCGCATATTTGGCTCGATCCGGTGTTCGCGCTGTCAATGGCACAGTCGATAGCGGCCACACTGAAACAAAGCACAGGTATCGACAAGGCACAGGTAGATCGCAATCTTGAGGCGTTCGAGTCGCGTTTGGACAAGGTGGATCGGAAAATTCGGCAGCGCTTTGCGAATGCGCGCCCCGTTTCTATTTTTACTTACCATGAAGCCTTCGGCAGGTTCGCTGAACACTATGGACTGGACATAGCGGGCAGTCTGACATTCAGTCCGGAAGTACAGCCTGGAGTGCAGCGGCTGAGCCGAGTCCTGGAGCGTCTCCGTAGCGCAGAGTCGCCCTGTATTCTTACAGAGCCCCAATTCGACCGGCAATGGTGGCGCAGCGTCACTGATGGTATTGACGTTACCATCAGCAGCTGGGACCCGCTTGCGACAGGCATAGCGGCTGAGTCCGGCGGTTATACACAGTTTCTTGAAGGCCTGGCAGACGCGGCGCTTCGCTGCAGCGCCGCGTAG
- the gltX gene encoding glutamate--tRNA ligase → MTVRTRIAPSPTGDPHVGTAYIALFNLCFARQNGGQFILRVEDTDQARSTDESEADIFRALRWLGLEWDEGPDIGGPFAPYRQSERKDSYRAYALELVEKGHAFYCFRTPEELEAIREARKSEGLNPGIKGDLELPEEEVRRRLDAGEPYVIRMKVPEEGTCRIEDMLRGTIEIEWSQVDSQILLKSDGMPTYHLANVVDDHLMEITHVIRGEEWINSAPKHQLLYKYFDWEMPVLCHMPLLRNPDKSKLSKRKNPTSINFYERMGFLPEAMLNYLGRMGWSMPDEREKFSLDEMFSHFDINRVSLGGPIFDVEKLRWLNGLWIRESLTEDQFAARLQQWWFNEEKLQSLLPHVKSRAEVFSDIAPMASFMFSGMLPLKPEDFSGSKLDENQVKEVLQFALWRLEAQRDWTKENLFADIKGLSKAMALKMGDFMFPVFVAIAGTPNSWSVMDSMALLGPDITRARLRNALHILGGFSKKETKRVEKAFQALSQ, encoded by the coding sequence ATGACCGTGCGTACCCGGATCGCGCCATCTCCCACCGGCGATCCCCATGTTGGAACTGCCTACATTGCTCTCTTTAACCTTTGTTTTGCGCGACAGAACGGCGGGCAGTTTATTCTCAGGGTTGAGGACACTGACCAGGCCCGCAGTACCGACGAATCAGAGGCCGATATTTTCAGGGCATTACGTTGGCTTGGGTTGGAGTGGGATGAGGGGCCCGACATCGGTGGGCCGTTTGCGCCGTACCGCCAGTCCGAACGTAAGGACAGCTATCGCGCCTACGCGCTGGAGTTGGTCGAAAAAGGTCATGCATTCTACTGTTTTCGTACGCCGGAGGAGCTGGAAGCAATACGCGAGGCGCGTAAGTCAGAAGGTCTCAACCCCGGTATAAAAGGGGATCTGGAACTACCTGAGGAGGAAGTCCGGCGTCGCCTGGACGCGGGCGAACCCTACGTGATTCGCATGAAGGTGCCCGAGGAGGGCACCTGCCGGATCGAAGACATGCTGCGTGGCACAATTGAGATCGAGTGGAGCCAGGTCGACAGCCAGATCCTGCTCAAATCGGACGGTATGCCTACGTACCACCTGGCCAACGTCGTCGATGATCACCTGATGGAGATCACTCACGTCATTCGCGGCGAAGAATGGATCAACTCTGCGCCTAAACATCAGCTCCTCTACAAGTATTTTGACTGGGAAATGCCGGTGCTCTGTCACATGCCGCTTTTGCGTAACCCGGACAAGAGCAAGCTGAGCAAACGCAAGAACCCGACCAGTATCAACTTCTACGAGCGCATGGGTTTTCTCCCCGAGGCTATGCTCAACTATCTGGGCAGGATGGGCTGGTCGATGCCGGACGAACGGGAGAAGTTCAGCCTCGACGAGATGTTCTCGCATTTTGATATCAACCGCGTGTCCCTCGGCGGGCCGATATTCGATGTAGAGAAGCTGCGGTGGCTTAACGGTCTCTGGATCCGGGAGAGTCTGACTGAAGATCAGTTTGCCGCTCGCCTGCAGCAGTGGTGGTTCAACGAAGAGAAGCTGCAGTCTCTGCTACCCCATGTCAAAAGCCGGGCAGAGGTATTCTCGGACATTGCGCCGATGGCCAGCTTCATGTTTTCAGGGATGTTGCCGCTGAAGCCCGAGGATTTCAGCGGCTCCAAGCTGGACGAGAATCAGGTCAAGGAGGTGCTGCAGTTCGCTCTCTGGCGCCTGGAGGCCCAGCGGGACTGGACCAAGGAAAACCTGTTTGCTGACATCAAGGGGTTGAGCAAAGCCATGGCGCTGAAGATGGGAGATTTCATGTTCCCTGTATTCGTCGCCATTGCCGGAACGCCCAACTCCTGGTCTGTAATGGACTCTATGGCCTTGCTCGGGCCAGACATCACGCGGGCGCGACTGCGTAATGCATTACATATCCTGGGGGGCTTCTCGAAGAAAGAAACCAAGCGGGTAGAAAAGGCGTTTCAGGCTCTTTCCCAGTAG
- a CDS encoding 6-pyruvoyl trahydropterin synthase family protein, giving the protein MNRLFVENLTVIDFAFLHPRRGLVGESWIVDVELAGELDEQGMVFDFSSVKKIIKQIIDETVDHCLAYPTDAPNLHVIDAAQVTLHWQLDDGSRIEHYSPRTALCPVPGTAINADTLGPVLIAAIKGVLPGNVEDVELTLRPEVIEGAFYHYVHGLKKHLGNCQRIAHGHRSRLKVIRDDARDTQLEATWASQWQDIYIGTQEDICERFLENDIPYLRFRYQANQGDFELLVPEKRAYLIATDSTVEWIADHMATQIKQVHPQCRVRVQAFEGVGKGAIAER; this is encoded by the coding sequence ATGAACCGACTTTTTGTCGAGAACCTGACTGTCATCGACTTTGCCTTTCTCCACCCCCGTCGCGGCTTGGTGGGTGAAAGCTGGATTGTTGACGTCGAGCTGGCCGGTGAGCTCGACGAGCAAGGCATGGTGTTTGACTTCAGTTCCGTCAAGAAGATCATTAAGCAAATCATTGACGAGACTGTCGACCACTGCCTGGCTTACCCAACTGATGCACCCAATCTGCACGTGATTGATGCCGCCCAGGTAACACTTCACTGGCAACTGGACGACGGCTCGCGTATTGAACATTACTCTCCCCGCACAGCCCTCTGCCCGGTGCCAGGAACAGCCATCAATGCAGACACGCTGGGGCCTGTGCTTATTGCTGCGATCAAAGGCGTATTGCCGGGTAACGTTGAAGATGTGGAGCTAACGCTACGTCCAGAGGTGATCGAAGGTGCGTTCTATCATTACGTCCATGGCCTCAAAAAGCACCTCGGCAACTGCCAGCGGATAGCCCACGGACACCGGTCTCGCCTTAAGGTTATTCGCGACGATGCACGCGACACCCAGCTCGAGGCGACGTGGGCATCGCAGTGGCAAGACATCTACATAGGAACGCAGGAAGATATCTGCGAGCGCTTCCTGGAGAATGACATCCCCTACTTACGCTTTCGCTACCAGGCCAACCAGGGCGATTTCGAGCTTCTTGTCCCGGAAAAACGCGCGTATCTGATCGCGACAGACTCGACCGTTGAGTGGATTGCTGACCACATGGCCACACAAATCAAGCAGGTGCATCCGCAGTGCCGCGTACGGGTTCAGGCCTTTGAAGGAGTAGGCAAAGGCGCGATTGCGGAACGTTAG
- a CDS encoding response regulator, producing the protein MEIKNALLVDDSKVARFALSKLLENRDMQVNMAGSAEEALDYLNSNERPDVIFMDHLMPGMNGVEATKAIKRNPDTASIPVVMCTSKKSDDFTAEAKNYGVYHILNKPPQNDGLDLILSKLSDDIRNGTLPEPPDLEFTEQEDPAEELMDVQAKVQMNSGNYGTSQADLVPLTSGLLEQIARSAVKTHINNRLHELLSSLFDEQYDHVKRIVDESSRKSEQNTAQELDSFRAALNSRLEDFKEDLGKELNQTLSERLADLRKGLAGAGGGQNFTREQLDELKDHITSVQMIDTEFWQTLQSEAAQQAHDISRETAQEIAQNTIDVYLRKQRSSTGRAYTIGLAISLGLFSLGLAWIAGGF; encoded by the coding sequence ATGGAAATCAAGAATGCGCTGTTAGTTGACGATTCGAAGGTTGCCCGGTTTGCCCTCAGCAAACTGCTGGAGAACCGAGACATGCAGGTCAACATGGCTGGCTCTGCCGAAGAAGCGCTGGATTACCTCAACAGCAATGAACGCCCCGACGTAATCTTCATGGACCATCTCATGCCGGGCATGAATGGCGTGGAAGCGACCAAGGCCATCAAGCGTAACCCCGACACGGCCAGCATCCCTGTCGTTATGTGCACCTCTAAAAAGTCTGACGACTTTACCGCTGAAGCCAAGAATTACGGTGTTTACCACATACTGAACAAGCCGCCACAGAACGATGGTCTTGACCTGATCCTGAGCAAGTTGAGCGACGACATACGCAACGGTACCTTGCCCGAGCCACCTGATCTGGAGTTTACCGAGCAGGAAGATCCCGCTGAAGAATTGATGGATGTTCAGGCTAAAGTACAGATGAACTCCGGAAACTACGGAACTTCACAGGCCGATCTGGTTCCGCTGACCTCCGGTCTGCTTGAACAGATCGCGCGTTCGGCGGTCAAAACCCACATCAATAACCGCCTGCATGAGCTTTTGAGCAGCCTCTTCGACGAGCAGTACGATCACGTCAAACGCATCGTCGACGAATCTTCCCGCAAGAGTGAGCAGAACACCGCACAAGAGCTGGACAGCTTCCGTGCTGCCCTGAATAGCCGCCTGGAAGATTTCAAAGAAGACCTGGGCAAAGAACTCAACCAGACTCTGAGCGAGCGCCTGGCTGACCTGCGGAAAGGCTTGGCAGGGGCCGGCGGCGGACAGAACTTTACCCGCGAGCAGCTCGACGAACTCAAGGACCACATCACGTCAGTACAGATGATCGATACAGAGTTCTGGCAGACCTTGCAGTCCGAGGCTGCGCAGCAGGCTCACGACATCTCGCGTGAAACCGCGCAAGAGATAGCCCAGAACACGATCGACGTTTACCTGCGAAAGCAGCGCTCCTCAACCGGGCGGGCTTATACGATAGGACTGGCTATTAGCCTCGGCCTGTTCTCCCTGGGGCTGGCCTGGATTGCAGGCGGCTTCTGA
- a CDS encoding MORN repeat-containing protein gives MVDFRPLLFANALVLMLLVAAGFSSLQTGSSERLQFATTVESWVQSLRGSSEAATEAAVAAAETEEPSVAAVQPQSDNAAPGPFEDQAPPVNESVTAEVHQPEVQQPENQPPAQSVEPVKPDVIDVELDPPPAQLAEELEILPIEPRPEAAPEPTTASLVVRSNVYNDSVTINGREYGSTRLNLELEPGKYQIVVNKDGHRRWQQTVSLEAGDEQRIFAELEAFTTVQYRDGTWRGGLKTGEGTYEDETGLTYTGEFRDGVFHGQGRAEFPDGRRYDGDWVNGQPDGRGTLRLPNGDIYSGGFANGAYSGEGTLTTDAGDIFTGSWARGSLNGRGTLTAADGMLYVGGFRNGQYHGEGTLTYPDGRHYEGGFADGLFHGKGVLILSDGKKYEGNFMEGKYHGAGDLLNPNGSRITANFRYGEPYGQVRLTTAEGEVFTARSSEPGVCYRENSYRATQCPPMPGW, from the coding sequence ATGGTCGATTTCAGACCACTGCTTTTTGCGAATGCGCTTGTCCTGATGCTTCTTGTCGCAGCAGGCTTCTCAAGCCTGCAGACCGGCTCGTCGGAGCGGCTCCAGTTCGCCACTACGGTAGAATCCTGGGTACAGTCGTTACGCGGCTCCAGTGAAGCTGCAACAGAGGCCGCTGTTGCTGCAGCAGAGACAGAAGAGCCTTCCGTCGCAGCGGTTCAGCCACAAAGCGACAACGCTGCTCCTGGGCCCTTTGAAGATCAGGCTCCGCCGGTAAACGAGAGCGTTACAGCCGAGGTTCACCAGCCGGAAGTGCAGCAACCGGAAAACCAACCACCTGCTCAATCAGTTGAGCCAGTCAAGCCCGACGTTATCGATGTAGAGCTCGACCCGCCACCCGCCCAGCTTGCAGAGGAGCTTGAGATACTTCCTATTGAGCCTCGCCCTGAAGCGGCACCAGAACCTACGACGGCGTCACTGGTAGTTCGCTCCAACGTTTATAATGATTCGGTAACGATAAATGGCCGGGAGTACGGCTCGACCCGCCTGAACCTTGAACTTGAACCTGGTAAATACCAGATCGTCGTCAATAAGGACGGTCATCGGCGCTGGCAGCAGACAGTCAGCCTGGAGGCGGGCGACGAACAGCGTATTTTTGCCGAACTTGAAGCCTTCACCACAGTTCAGTACCGCGACGGGACATGGCGCGGCGGACTCAAGACAGGAGAAGGCACATACGAAGACGAGACCGGCCTGACCTACACCGGAGAGTTCCGCGACGGCGTATTCCATGGCCAGGGACGGGCAGAGTTTCCGGACGGGCGTCGGTATGACGGTGACTGGGTAAACGGTCAACCTGACGGCCGGGGTACCCTCAGGCTCCCGAACGGCGACATATACTCCGGCGGTTTCGCCAATGGCGCCTATAGTGGAGAGGGAACGCTGACGACTGACGCTGGAGACATTTTTACCGGCAGCTGGGCGCGCGGCTCGCTGAATGGCCGCGGCACCTTGACCGCAGCGGACGGGATGCTCTACGTCGGCGGGTTCCGCAACGGCCAGTATCACGGTGAAGGCACCCTGACCTACCCGGACGGCCGCCACTACGAGGGCGGGTTCGCGGACGGTTTATTCCACGGTAAAGGCGTGCTGATTCTCTCGGACGGCAAGAAGTACGAGGGTAATTTCATGGAAGGCAAATATCACGGAGCGGGCGATTTGCTCAACCCGAACGGCAGCCGTATAACCGCCAATTTCCGTTACGGCGAGCCCTACGGGCAAGTTCGCCTTACGACAGCCGAGGGCGAGGTCTTCACCGCACGCTCCAGCGAGCCCGGCGTGTGTTACCGAGAAAACAGCTATCGGGCCACCCAGTGCCCACCCATGCCCGGTTGGTAA